The Metabacillus schmidteae genome has a segment encoding these proteins:
- a CDS encoding ABC transporter substrate-binding protein produces the protein MKKLLLLGLSLLLVLGILAGCNSNNQQSSSEGNKDSGSGDGDVVTLNLFQFKVEIADQLQEMIKEFEAEHPNIKVKLETVGGGADYGAALKAKFASGEEPDIFNNGGFKELDLWKEHLADLSNEPWAEHVLPIGKVPTTDEDGKLYGMPVNLEGYGFIYNKDLFEKAGITEPPKTLSELKDAVKKLDAAGIKAFSAGYGEWWVIGQHLLNIPFAQQEDPESFIAGLNDGSSTFVGNEQFKQFKDIVDLEVKNAVGNPITTDYNTQVTLFASGEAAMLQQGNWTENMITEINPEINMGFLPIPLNDEANADRLPVGVPNNWVLNKNSEHLEEAKTFLNWMVSSETGKRYITEEFAFIPAFDNIEASGLGDLGQSILEYSKEEKTISWNWFRWPDGANKEFAATIQEYAAGKITYDEALEKFQATWDNMK, from the coding sequence ATGAAAAAGCTTTTGCTATTAGGATTGTCATTATTATTGGTTTTAGGTATTTTAGCTGGGTGTAATTCCAATAATCAACAAAGCTCCTCTGAAGGAAATAAAGATTCAGGTTCAGGTGATGGCGATGTAGTAACGTTAAACTTATTTCAATTTAAAGTAGAAATTGCTGATCAGCTTCAAGAAATGATCAAAGAATTCGAAGCAGAACATCCAAATATCAAAGTAAAACTTGAAACTGTAGGTGGTGGTGCGGATTACGGTGCTGCATTAAAAGCTAAATTTGCGTCAGGTGAAGAACCAGATATTTTCAACAATGGTGGATTTAAAGAATTGGACCTTTGGAAAGAGCATTTAGCGGATCTTTCTAATGAGCCATGGGCAGAGCATGTGCTACCTATCGGGAAAGTTCCAACTACAGATGAAGATGGCAAGCTTTATGGTATGCCGGTCAACCTTGAAGGATATGGATTTATCTATAACAAAGATTTATTTGAAAAAGCAGGTATTACAGAACCGCCAAAAACTCTTTCTGAATTAAAAGATGCTGTGAAAAAACTTGATGCAGCTGGAATTAAAGCATTCTCTGCCGGATATGGCGAGTGGTGGGTAATTGGTCAGCATTTATTAAACATTCCATTTGCACAACAAGAGGATCCAGAAAGCTTTATTGCAGGTTTAAACGATGGCTCTTCAACATTTGTTGGGAATGAGCAATTCAAACAATTCAAAGATATTGTTGATTTAGAAGTGAAAAATGCAGTTGGTAACCCAATTACAACTGACTACAATACTCAAGTAACATTATTTGCATCTGGTGAGGCAGCGATGCTACAGCAAGGTAACTGGACAGAAAATATGATTACTGAAATCAACCCGGAAATTAATATGGGCTTCTTACCAATCCCATTAAATGATGAAGCTAATGCTGATCGCTTACCAGTAGGTGTACCTAATAACTGGGTATTAAACAAAAACTCTGAGCACTTAGAAGAAGCAAAAACGTTCTTAAACTGGATGGTTTCTTCTGAAACTGGTAAACGTTATATCACGGAAGAATTCGCATTCATTCCTGCATTCGATAATATTGAAGCTTCTGGTTTAGGTGATTTAGGTCAATCAATCTTAGAATATTCTAAAGAAGAAAAAACGATTTCTTGGAATTGGTTCAGATGGCCAGATGGAGCAAACAAAGAATTTGCTGCTACAATCCAGGAATATGCTGCAGGAAAGATTACGTATGATGAAGCATTAGAGAAATTCCAAGCAACTTGGGATAATATGAAATAA